A genomic stretch from Bacillota bacterium includes:
- a CDS encoding helix-turn-helix transcriptional regulator: MNKLRELRDKKGLTQEEIANVLGINSQYYSML; encoded by the coding sequence TTGAATAAACTACGTGAGCTTAGGGATAAGAAAGGGCTTACGCAAGAAGAAATTGCTAATGTTTTAGGTATAAATTCTCAATACTATTCGATGCTTGA